A single window of Acanthopagrus latus isolate v.2019 chromosome 1, fAcaLat1.1, whole genome shotgun sequence DNA harbors:
- the fam114a1 gene encoding protein NOXP20 isoform X1, translating to MSQAAPSDGDPSADINPPPTQPDQSDSCQDVPAAPAPSLDSLQPPLIPERFALPQSSEEVATEDNATADTAATAETSEVVTDQSEPPAEAQVYECDQPVSLEPEAAEEDVEKSLQEKEKGWGGWSSWGKSLLSSATSSVGQSLTSVKVKAGEALRLHSTSVGEEAREEDEGAEESREGGGSESGEADLSGSGESTASAAASGRGVFSTITHAVQNTGKSVISGGLDALEFIGKKTMTVLAESDPGFKKTKTLMQKTASLSQMLKEAKEKERARLGNQPISAPTAHYGILFDDYQGLSHLEALEILSNESEVKVQAFLSSLVEEEQEEVKKELIFIKDIFIKREEEEGGEGEEKEEEGGGGGQAKDNGDLSSQLHCSTPLSADGEEFVSVLTELLFELHVAATPDKLNKARMKAHDWVSMVEQPETVGRETHDQPEGQVSPGETEDEGEEEKKKKGGEEQGEEKSGEEEMKGGEEEKKEKDPRSVEVVYLSSVSSLAEVTARSIEQLHKVAELILHGQDLEKPARDQAHILTRLTCAMCKEVECLAKKFSDTLLFVGGRRKAEELNPLVDSVLLEGSNSTNYIQNAFQLLLPVLQISHLQSQHSRSNTEPAAPTQH from the exons ATGTCCCAGGCTGCCCCCTCTGACGGAGACCCCTCTGCTGACATCAACCCTCCGCCCACTCAGCCCGATCAATCTGACTCCTGCCAGGATGTCCCAGCAGCCCCTGCACCATCTTTAGACTCTCTGCAACCTCCTTTGATCCCAGAGAGATTCGCCCTCCCACAGTCCAGTGAGGAGGTGGCAACTGAGGACAACGCCACCGCTGACACTGCTGCCACCGCTGAGACTTCAGAGGTTGTGACTGACCAATCGGAGCCTCCTGCTGAGGCTCAGGTGTACGAATGTGACCAACCAGTTAGTCTGGAGCCcgaggctgcagaggaggatgtggag aagTCACttcaggagaaagaaaaaggttgGGGGGGTTGGAGCTCATGGGGGAAATCTCTCCTCAGCAGTGCCACCTCCTCAGTCG gtCAGAGCCTGACCTCCGTCAAGGTGAAGGCAGGAGAGGCTCTGCGTCTCCACAGCACGTCAGTAGGAGAGGAGGCAcgagaggaggacgagggagcagaggagagcagagagggaggaggaagtgaaagtgGAGAGGCCGACCTGTCCGGCTCTGGGGAGTCGACTGCGAGTGCTGCGGCTTCTGGCAGGGGCGTCTTCTCTACCATCACACACGCTGTGCAGAACACA gGTAAGTCGGTGATCAGTGGGGGTTTGGATGCCTTGGAGTTCATTGGAAAGAAGACGATGACTGTTCTTGCTGAGAGTGACCCCGGTTTCAAAAAGACCAAGACCCTGATGCAGAAGACCGCCTCGCTGAGTCAG atGTTGAAGGAAGCCAAAGAGAAAGAGCGGGCTCGTCTGGGCAACCAGCCAATCAGCGCTCCCACGGCTCACTACGGTATTCTGTTTGACGACTACCAGGGCTTGTCGCACCTCGAGGCCCTAGAGATCCTGTCCAACGAGAGCGAGGTCAAG GTCCAAGCCTTCCTCTCGTCCCTGgtggaagaggagcaggaggaggtaaAGAAGGAGCTGATTTTCATCAAGGACATCTTCATCAagcgggaggaagaggagggaggagagggagaggaaaaagaagaagaaggaggaggaggaggacaggcgAAGGATAACGGTGATCTAAGTTCCCAATTACACTGTTCTACCCCCCTGT CTGCCGATGGCGAGGAGTTTGTGAGCGTTCTCACCGAGCTGCTGTTTGAGCTCCATGTTGCTGCCACTCCAGACAAACTCAACAag GCTCGGATGAAGGCCCACGATTGGGTGAGCATGGTGGAACAGCCAGAGACGGTCGGCAGGGAAACGCACGACCAGCCGGAAGGACAGGTCTCACCTGGAGAGACCGAAGacgaaggggaggaggagaagaagaagaaaggcggagaggagcagggggaggagaagagcggggaggaggagatgaagggtggagaggaggaaaagaaagagaaagacccCAGATCTGTAGAG gttgTCTACCTGTCATCAGTCAGCAGTCTGGCTGAGGTGACGGCTCGCAGTATCGAGCAGCTCCACAAGGTGGCAGAGCTCATCCTCCACGGCCAGGACCTGGAAAAACCAGCCAGGGACCAGGCACACATCCTCACCAG GTTGACATGTGCCATGTGTAAGGAGGTGGAGTGTTTGGCCAAGAAGTTCTCTGATACGCTGCTCTTTGTTGGG GGTCGGAGGAAAGCGGAGGAGTTGAATCCGCTGGTCGATAGCGTGCTGCTAGAG GGCTCCAACAGCACCAACTACATCCAGAATgcatttcagctgctgctgccggtcCTGCAGATCTCCCATCTCCAGAGCCAGCACAGTCGGTCCAACACAGAACCAGCTGCACCGACAcagcactaa
- the fam114a1 gene encoding protein NOXP20 isoform X2: MSQAAPSDGDPSADINPPPTQPDQSDSCQDVPAAPAPSLDSLQPPLIPERFALPQSSEEVATEDNATADTAATAETSEVVTDQSEPPAEAQVYECDQPVSLEPEAAEEDVEKSLQEKEKGWGGWSSWGKSLLSSATSSVGQSLTSVKVKAGEALRLHSTSVGEEAREEDEGAEESREGGGSESGEADLSGSGESTASAAASGRGVFSTITHAVQNTGKSVISGGLDALEFIGKKTMTVLAESDPGFKKTKTLMQKTASLSQMLKEAKEKERARLGNQPISAPTAHYGILFDDYQGLSHLEALEILSNESEVKVQAFLSSLVEEEQEEVKKELIFIKDIFIKREEEEGGEGEEKEEEGGGGGQAKDNAADGEEFVSVLTELLFELHVAATPDKLNKARMKAHDWVSMVEQPETVGRETHDQPEGQVSPGETEDEGEEEKKKKGGEEQGEEKSGEEEMKGGEEEKKEKDPRSVEVVYLSSVSSLAEVTARSIEQLHKVAELILHGQDLEKPARDQAHILTRLTCAMCKEVECLAKKFSDTLLFVGGRRKAEELNPLVDSVLLEGSNSTNYIQNAFQLLLPVLQISHLQSQHSRSNTEPAAPTQH; the protein is encoded by the exons ATGTCCCAGGCTGCCCCCTCTGACGGAGACCCCTCTGCTGACATCAACCCTCCGCCCACTCAGCCCGATCAATCTGACTCCTGCCAGGATGTCCCAGCAGCCCCTGCACCATCTTTAGACTCTCTGCAACCTCCTTTGATCCCAGAGAGATTCGCCCTCCCACAGTCCAGTGAGGAGGTGGCAACTGAGGACAACGCCACCGCTGACACTGCTGCCACCGCTGAGACTTCAGAGGTTGTGACTGACCAATCGGAGCCTCCTGCTGAGGCTCAGGTGTACGAATGTGACCAACCAGTTAGTCTGGAGCCcgaggctgcagaggaggatgtggag aagTCACttcaggagaaagaaaaaggttgGGGGGGTTGGAGCTCATGGGGGAAATCTCTCCTCAGCAGTGCCACCTCCTCAGTCG gtCAGAGCCTGACCTCCGTCAAGGTGAAGGCAGGAGAGGCTCTGCGTCTCCACAGCACGTCAGTAGGAGAGGAGGCAcgagaggaggacgagggagcagaggagagcagagagggaggaggaagtgaaagtgGAGAGGCCGACCTGTCCGGCTCTGGGGAGTCGACTGCGAGTGCTGCGGCTTCTGGCAGGGGCGTCTTCTCTACCATCACACACGCTGTGCAGAACACA gGTAAGTCGGTGATCAGTGGGGGTTTGGATGCCTTGGAGTTCATTGGAAAGAAGACGATGACTGTTCTTGCTGAGAGTGACCCCGGTTTCAAAAAGACCAAGACCCTGATGCAGAAGACCGCCTCGCTGAGTCAG atGTTGAAGGAAGCCAAAGAGAAAGAGCGGGCTCGTCTGGGCAACCAGCCAATCAGCGCTCCCACGGCTCACTACGGTATTCTGTTTGACGACTACCAGGGCTTGTCGCACCTCGAGGCCCTAGAGATCCTGTCCAACGAGAGCGAGGTCAAG GTCCAAGCCTTCCTCTCGTCCCTGgtggaagaggagcaggaggaggtaaAGAAGGAGCTGATTTTCATCAAGGACATCTTCATCAagcgggaggaagaggagggaggagagggagaggaaaaagaagaagaaggaggaggaggaggacaggcgAAGGATAACG CTGCCGATGGCGAGGAGTTTGTGAGCGTTCTCACCGAGCTGCTGTTTGAGCTCCATGTTGCTGCCACTCCAGACAAACTCAACAag GCTCGGATGAAGGCCCACGATTGGGTGAGCATGGTGGAACAGCCAGAGACGGTCGGCAGGGAAACGCACGACCAGCCGGAAGGACAGGTCTCACCTGGAGAGACCGAAGacgaaggggaggaggagaagaagaagaaaggcggagaggagcagggggaggagaagagcggggaggaggagatgaagggtggagaggaggaaaagaaagagaaagacccCAGATCTGTAGAG gttgTCTACCTGTCATCAGTCAGCAGTCTGGCTGAGGTGACGGCTCGCAGTATCGAGCAGCTCCACAAGGTGGCAGAGCTCATCCTCCACGGCCAGGACCTGGAAAAACCAGCCAGGGACCAGGCACACATCCTCACCAG GTTGACATGTGCCATGTGTAAGGAGGTGGAGTGTTTGGCCAAGAAGTTCTCTGATACGCTGCTCTTTGTTGGG GGTCGGAGGAAAGCGGAGGAGTTGAATCCGCTGGTCGATAGCGTGCTGCTAGAG GGCTCCAACAGCACCAACTACATCCAGAATgcatttcagctgctgctgccggtcCTGCAGATCTCCCATCTCCAGAGCCAGCACAGTCGGTCCAACACAGAACCAGCTGCACCGACAcagcactaa
- the LOC119018017 gene encoding uncharacterized protein LOC119018017 isoform X3, whose protein sequence is MTRAALTKLFILLILAFIICLPEFFTLYRDEWRCMFRVLWLVLLCLFLLIIVTSVLGQVYRGSAACKKPKVHPVGYNFTGRQLNDGERHADVISPRGMIPHSLGSRTWPMLSPIQEVDSQDNLDTLLDGNTDQCYTANLHHRSHPSTSSLPDEQAW, encoded by the exons ATGACAAGAGCAGCACTAACAAAACTCTTCATCCTCCTGATCCTCGCCTTCATCATCTGCCTACCGGAATTCTTCACGTTGTACAGAG acGAGTGGCGGTGTATGTTCAGGGTGCTCtggctggttctgctgtgtctCTTTCTGCTTATTATAGTGACATCTGTGCTCGGACAGGTCTACAGGGGGAGCGCTGCATgca AAAAGCCCAAGGTGCATCCTGTTGGTTACAACTTCACGGGCCGGCAGCTGAATG ATGGTGAGCGGCACGCAGATGTCATCAGTCCCAGAG GAATGATCCCTCACTCGCTCGGGTCCCGGACGTGGCCCA TGCTGTCACCTATTCAAGAAGTTGACAGTCAAG ACAATCTAGACACTCTGCTGGATGGAAACACCGACCAGTGTTATACAG CAAACCTGCATCACCGCAGCCATCcgtccacctcctccctcccagaTGAGCAGGcctggtga
- the LOC119018017 gene encoding uncharacterized protein LOC119018017 isoform X2, with product MHRTGPNRRQNPGPARTAADLMVQFKVSVELQLTVGETLNLTLYGLNNQSSLHLHPLGEKEDEDEKEERNQTDGEEESETFYCCLPAPPTSESANRSQCLLWLANQTVLTATAKEKLLWKRPQKDEWRCMFRVLWLVLLCLFLLIIVTSVLGQVYRGSAACKKPKVHPVGYNFTGRQLNDGERHADVISPRGMIPHSLGSRTWPMLSPIQEVDSQDNLDTLLDGNTDQCYTANLHHRSHPSTSSLPDEQAW from the exons atgcacagaactggaccgaaccgccggcaaaatcccggcCCAGCTCGCACCGCTGCAG ATTTAATGGTACAATTCAAGGTCTCAGTGGAGCTTCAACTCACAGTCGGAGAGACACTCAATCTCACCTTATACGGCCTCAACAATCAGAGCTCCTTACACCTCCACCCATtaggagagaaggaggatgaggatgagaaagaggagaggaatcAGACAGATGGTGAAGAAGAAAGCGAAACATTTTACTGCTGCCTCCCTGCCCCACCCACCTCGGAGTCAGCCAATCGGAGCCAGTGTCTCCTTTGGCTTGCCAATCAAACAGTTTTGACTGCAACAGCAAAGGAAAAGCTGCTATGGAAACGGCCACAGAAAG acGAGTGGCGGTGTATGTTCAGGGTGCTCtggctggttctgctgtgtctCTTTCTGCTTATTATAGTGACATCTGTGCTCGGACAGGTCTACAGGGGGAGCGCTGCATgca AAAAGCCCAAGGTGCATCCTGTTGGTTACAACTTCACGGGCCGGCAGCTGAATG ATGGTGAGCGGCACGCAGATGTCATCAGTCCCAGAG GAATGATCCCTCACTCGCTCGGGTCCCGGACGTGGCCCA TGCTGTCACCTATTCAAGAAGTTGACAGTCAAG ACAATCTAGACACTCTGCTGGATGGAAACACCGACCAGTGTTATACAG CAAACCTGCATCACCGCAGCCATCcgtccacctcctccctcccagaTGAGCAGGcctggtga
- the LOC119018017 gene encoding uncharacterized protein LOC119018017 isoform X1: MTRAALTKLFILLILAFIICLPEFFTLYRVSKVKFHCLPYRPCERGKPVKTGENGRIEDAEIRRKTMCDPSQTPEREKWEQGCAQKNQSNITDPVPDFWRGSEDPDPKSWFLCETDTNMTELHRNISSSDLMVQFKVSVELQLTVGETLNLTLYGLNNQSSLHLHPLGEKEDEDEKEERNQTDGEEESETFYCCLPAPPTSESANRSQCLLWLANQTVLTATAKEKLLWKRPQKDEWRCMFRVLWLVLLCLFLLIIVTSVLGQVYRGSAACKKPKVHPVGYNFTGRQLNDGERHADVISPRGMIPHSLGSRTWPMLSPIQEVDSQDNLDTLLDGNTDQCYTANLHHRSHPSTSSLPDEQAW, encoded by the exons ATGACAAGAGCAGCACTAACAAAACTCTTCATCCTCCTGATCCTCGCCTTCATCATCTGCCTACCGGAATTCTTCACGTTGTACAGAG tATCAAAAGTTAAATTCCACTGTCTGCCATACCGTCCCTGTGAGCGAGGGAAACCTGTGAAGACAGGTGAAAATGGGAGGATCGAGGATGCTGAAATTAGGAGAAAGACGATGTGTGACCCATCGCAGACTCCAGAACGTGAAAAATGGGAGCAGGGCTGCGCGCAAAAGAATCAAAGTAACATAACGGATCCTGTGCCAGACTTCTGGAGAGGCAGTGAAGACCCAGACCCAAAGAGCTGGTTCCTCTGTGAAACTGATACAAACATGACAGAACTACACAGAAACATCTCATCTTCAG ATTTAATGGTACAATTCAAGGTCTCAGTGGAGCTTCAACTCACAGTCGGAGAGACACTCAATCTCACCTTATACGGCCTCAACAATCAGAGCTCCTTACACCTCCACCCATtaggagagaaggaggatgaggatgagaaagaggagaggaatcAGACAGATGGTGAAGAAGAAAGCGAAACATTTTACTGCTGCCTCCCTGCCCCACCCACCTCGGAGTCAGCCAATCGGAGCCAGTGTCTCCTTTGGCTTGCCAATCAAACAGTTTTGACTGCAACAGCAAAGGAAAAGCTGCTATGGAAACGGCCACAGAAAG acGAGTGGCGGTGTATGTTCAGGGTGCTCtggctggttctgctgtgtctCTTTCTGCTTATTATAGTGACATCTGTGCTCGGACAGGTCTACAGGGGGAGCGCTGCATgca AAAAGCCCAAGGTGCATCCTGTTGGTTACAACTTCACGGGCCGGCAGCTGAATG ATGGTGAGCGGCACGCAGATGTCATCAGTCCCAGAG GAATGATCCCTCACTCGCTCGGGTCCCGGACGTGGCCCA TGCTGTCACCTATTCAAGAAGTTGACAGTCAAG ACAATCTAGACACTCTGCTGGATGGAAACACCGACCAGTGTTATACAG CAAACCTGCATCACCGCAGCCATCcgtccacctcctccctcccagaTGAGCAGGcctggtga